Genomic segment of Candidatus Omnitrophota bacterium:
ACCCCATTTGCCGGCCGGCAGCTTCCTGCAGCCGTGGTCACCGCGCTTCATCACGGGGCCGAGGCCGGCCGATGACGATCCCGCAGCCGGCATGGCTGGTGCTGGAAAATGGGACGGCATTGAAGGGGCGCGCGGTTGGCGCGGAAGGCGAAACCTTCGGCGAGGCGGTCTTCAACACGTCGATGACCGGCTATCAAGAGGTGCTGACCGATCCGTCGTACAAGGGCCAAATCGTGTGCATGACGTATCCGCACATCGGCAACTACGGCGTCAACGACGAAGATGTCGAGTCGCGCAAACCATGGGTGGAAGGCTTCATCATCCGCGAGCTCTCGCCGATCGCGAGCAACTTCCGCTCGCAGGAGACGCTTGAGGCGTATTTGAAACGGCACAAGATCGTGGCGATTGACGGCATTGATACGCGCGCCCTGACCCTCATCCTCCGCACGCAAGGTTCGATGAAATGCGGCATGTCCACGACAGAATCCGATCAGGGAAAGCTCTTACAACGAGTGCGCGAGTCGCCGGACATCGTCGGCGTTGACCTGGTCAAACAGGTGACCTGTGAGCAGCCATACGAGTGGACAGCAGACAGCGCACCCCGGCCCGACCCGCGGAGCCGGGGCGGGCCGCACACAGCACACAGGGGGCCCCGGGTTGTTGTGATGGATTTTGGCGTCAAATACAACATCCTCAGGAGCCTCGCGGCGTTGGGCTGCCATGTCACGGTGGTGCCGGCGACCACGACGGCGAAGGAGATCCTCGTGCGCACACCGGATGGCGTCGTCCTCTCCAATGGCCCTGGGGATCCTGCCGCGGTGAGCTATGCGATCAACACCATCACAGCCCTCATGGGCCATGTGCCAATGCTCGGGATTTGCCTCGGGCATCAGCTGCTGGGACATGCGTATGGCGGCACGACCGTGAAACTCAAGTTCGGCCACCACGGCGGCAACCATCCGGTGCAGGATCTGACGACGCAGAAGGTGGACATCACGACGCAAAACCATAACTTTGCCGTGCCGGTGGAGTCGATCCCGGGGGGCAAGGTTGAGGTCACGCATAAAAATCTGAATGACGGAACCGTGGAGGGCATGGCGCATAAGACGCTGCCGATCCTGAGCCTCCAGTATCATCCCGAAGCGTCGCCCGGGCCCCACGATGCGCAATATTTCTTTCAACGATTTATCGATCTGATCGAAGGCGTT
This window contains:
- the carA gene encoding glutamine-hydrolyzing carbamoyl-phosphate synthase small subunit, which produces MTIPQPAWLVLENGTALKGRAVGAEGETFGEAVFNTSMTGYQEVLTDPSYKGQIVCMTYPHIGNYGVNDEDVESRKPWVEGFIIRELSPIASNFRSQETLEAYLKRHKIVAIDGIDTRALTLILRTQGSMKCGMSTTESDQGKLLQRVRESPDIVGVDLVKQVTCEQPYEWTADSAPRPDPRSRGGPHTAHRGPRVVVMDFGVKYNILRSLAALGCHVTVVPATTTAKEILVRTPDGVVLSNGPGDPAAVSYAINTITALMGHVPMLGICLGHQLLGHAYGGTTVKLKFGHHGGNHPVQDLTTQKVDITTQNHNFAVPVESIPGGKVEVTHKNLNDGTVEGMAHKTLPILSLQYHPEASPGPHDAQYFFQRFIDLIEGVHV